Within the Nocardioides humi genome, the region CCCGACATCGACAAGGCGGCGACCTCCGGCCTGAGCACCAGCCCGAAGGAGGGCTCGAACACGCCCGCCGCGATGGGCAGCGCGATCGCGTTGTAGCCCACCGCCCAGCCGAGGTTCTGCCGCATCTTCCGCAGCGTGCCCCGGCCGATCGTCAGCGCCACAGGCACGTCCAGGGGGTCCGACCGCATCAGGACGACGTCGGCGGCCTCGATCGCGACGTCGGTGCCCGCGCCGACTGCGATGCCGACGTCTGCCTGCACCAGCGACGGCGAGTCGTTGACTCCGTCGCCCACCATCGCCACGGCCCGGCCCTGCGCCTGCAGCTGCTGGACCTGGTGCGCCTTGTCCTCGGGCAGCACCTCGGCGATGACGTCGTCGATCCCCAGCTCCTCGGCAATCCGCTCGGCCGTCGCTCGGTTGTCGCCGGTCAGCATGGCGACGCGGATCCCGGCCTTGTGTAGCGCCGCGATGGCGGCGGCGGAGGTTTCGCGGACCGCGTCGGCGATGCCGATCACGGCGACGGCTCGACCGTCGACGGCGACGAACACTGCTGTGCGGCCGCCGGCGGCGATCTCGTCGCGCCGGGCGCCGAGGTCGCCGGTCGTGATGCCCTCCGAGTCCATCAGGCGTCGGTTGCCGATGGCGACCTTGTGGCCGTCGACCTCGGCGAGGGCGCCGATGCCGGTGACGTTGCGGAAGCCGGTCGCACGCAGACGCGGCACATCAGTGTCGTCGACGTACCGCACGACGGCTTGGGCGAGCGGATGTTCGGACTCGCGTTCGAGTGCGCCGGCGAGGGCCAGCGCCCGGTCGTGGTCGAAGTCGCCCACGACGACCTCGGTGACCTCGGGCTCGCCCTTGGTCAGGGTGCCGGTCTTGTCGAACACGACGGTGTCGATGCGCGCGGAGGACTCGATCGCGGTGGCGTTCTTGAACAGGATCCCGCGCTTCGCCCCGAGGCCGGAGCCCACCATGATCGCTGTCGGTGTGGCCAGCCCGAGGGCGTCGGGGCAGGTGATGACGACGACGGTGATGGCGAACAGCAGCGCGGTCTGCACGCTCGCGCCGGCCGCGAGCCAGACCAGGAAGGTCCCGACTCCGCCGACCAGGGCGACCAGGACCAGCCAGAACGCGGCCTTGTCGGCGAGCCGCTGTCCGGGGGCCTTGGAGTTCTGTGCCTGTTGCACGAGGGCGACGATCTGGGCCAGGGCGGTGTCGGCACCGACCTTGGTCGCGCGCACCCGGAGAGTGCCGCTGGCGTTGACGGTGGCGCCGATGACCTGGTCGCCGGGTGCCTTGTGCACCGGGAGGCTCTCGCCGGTGACCAT harbors:
- a CDS encoding heavy metal translocating P-type ATPase, with amino-acid sequence MTQHEHPSTDHDTDARRDGRATAVLEVSGVQWATSKNIAEKVLSRQPGVHSVAANPVAQTATVTYDPNRTSISELRDWVRECGFHCAGQSVPSHVCDPMLEPGHDHHVDHAQQVAHGEHDPHAGHDEHTGPTGPATPVSSPHDAMGHGGHGAMSMADMVRDMRNRFLVAVLLAIPVSLYSPMGRDMLGFDAAAPFGMRDDIFTLILSLPVIFYSAWIFFDGAWRALRARTLDMMVLVAVAVGAGWLYSLGVTLTGGGEVFYEAAVMLTAFVLLGHWFEMRARGGANDAIRTLLDLAPPMATVLRDGEPVEVPTSQVQVDDLLLVRPGAKIATDGTVEEGESEVDESMVTGESLPVHKAPGDQVIGATVNASGTLRVRATKVGADTALAQIVALVQQAQNSKAPGQRLADKAAFWLVLVALVGGVGTFLVWLAAGASVQTALLFAITVVVITCPDALGLATPTAIMVGSGLGAKRGILFKNATAIESSARIDTVVFDKTGTLTKGEPEVTEVVVGDFDHDRALALAGALERESEHPLAQAVVRYVDDTDVPRLRATGFRNVTGIGALAEVDGHKVAIGNRRLMDSEGITTGDLGARRDEIAAGGRTAVFVAVDGRAVAVIGIADAVRETSAAAIAALHKAGIRVAMLTGDNRATAERIAEELGIDDVIAEVLPEDKAHQVQQLQAQGRAVAMVGDGVNDSPSLVQADVGIAVGAGTDVAIEAADVVLMRSDPLDVPVALTIGRGTLRKMRQNLGWAVGYNAIALPIAAGVFEPSFGLVLRPEVAALSMSGSSFLVAVNALLLKRLRLPAQPAEAEPVRDERLQPVG